In Vigna angularis cultivar LongXiaoDou No.4 chromosome 8, ASM1680809v1, whole genome shotgun sequence, one DNA window encodes the following:
- the LOC108345054 gene encoding uncharacterized protein LOC108345054 isoform X2 has protein sequence MDELGSASSPSRPVTVDGAGEDAALAKSRFLTRKEVLQRRLRRVRQLTRCYRTHYWALMEELRSKYRDYSWTYGKSPFKEDHNEGENNNPNGVITGVGGGDDIIRCRFSGCKTKAMAMTKYCHAHILSDSKQKLYQGCRAVAKNLPTGPSFCNKPVLKSVVPAACATHHQFGERCLSRALRRAGLGNAIPNNLMCLQMLVLKRCWLMQVTHYEYVV, from the exons ATGGACGAGTTGGGTTCCGCCTCATCTCCGTCGCGCCCGGTGACTGTCGACGGGGCTGGCGAGGACGCAGCGCTGGCGAAGTCGCGGTTTCTGACGCGGAAGGAGGTTCTCCAGCGGCGGCTCCGGCGAGTGAGGCAGCTGACGCGGTGCTACCGGACCCACTATTGGGCCCTAATGGAGGAGCTGAGGTCCAAGTACAGAGACTACAGCTGGACCTACGGGAAGAGCCCTTTCAAGGAGGATCACAACGAGGGTGAGAATAACAATCCAAACGGCGTCATCACTGGCGTCGGTGGCGGCGACGATATCATACGGTGTCGTTTTAGCGGCTGCAAGACTAAGGCCATGGCTATGACGAAATACTGTCACGCTCATATACTGTCCGATTCCAAACAGAAGCTTTATCAGGGATGCAGAGCTGTTGCCAAGAA TTTGCCAACAGGGCCTTCATTTTGTAATAAGCCAGTATTGAAATCTGTGGTTCCTGCTGCATGCGCAACTCATCATCAATTTGGTGAAAGGTGTTTATCTCGTGCATTAAGAAGGGCTGGGTTAGGGAATGCTATCCCTAATAATC TCATGTGTTTGCAGATGCTGGTTTTGAAAAGATGTTGGTTGATGCAAGTTACTCattatgaatatgttgtttAG
- the LOC108345054 gene encoding uncharacterized protein LOC108345054 isoform X3 translates to MDELGSASSPSRPVTVDGAGEDAALAKSRFLTRKEVLQRRLRRVRQLTRCYRTHYWALMEELRSKYRDYSWTYGKSPFKEDHNEGENNNPNGVITGVGGGDDIIRCRFSGCKTKAMAMTKYCHAHILSDSKQKLYQGCRAVAKNLPTGPSFCNKPVLKSVVPAACATHHQFGERCLSRALRRAGLGNAIPNNHAGFEKMLVDASYSL, encoded by the exons ATGGACGAGTTGGGTTCCGCCTCATCTCCGTCGCGCCCGGTGACTGTCGACGGGGCTGGCGAGGACGCAGCGCTGGCGAAGTCGCGGTTTCTGACGCGGAAGGAGGTTCTCCAGCGGCGGCTCCGGCGAGTGAGGCAGCTGACGCGGTGCTACCGGACCCACTATTGGGCCCTAATGGAGGAGCTGAGGTCCAAGTACAGAGACTACAGCTGGACCTACGGGAAGAGCCCTTTCAAGGAGGATCACAACGAGGGTGAGAATAACAATCCAAACGGCGTCATCACTGGCGTCGGTGGCGGCGACGATATCATACGGTGTCGTTTTAGCGGCTGCAAGACTAAGGCCATGGCTATGACGAAATACTGTCACGCTCATATACTGTCCGATTCCAAACAGAAGCTTTATCAGGGATGCAGAGCTGTTGCCAAGAA TTTGCCAACAGGGCCTTCATTTTGTAATAAGCCAGTATTGAAATCTGTGGTTCCTGCTGCATGCGCAACTCATCATCAATTTGGTGAAAGGTGTTTATCTCGTGCATTAAGAAGGGCTGGGTTAGGGAATGCTATCCCTAATAATC ATGCTGGTTTTGAAAAGATGTTGGTTGATGCAAGTTACTCattatga
- the LOC108345054 gene encoding uncharacterized protein LOC108345054 isoform X1 yields the protein MDELGSASSPSRPVTVDGAGEDAALAKSRFLTRKEVLQRRLRRVRQLTRCYRTHYWALMEELRSKYRDYSWTYGKSPFKEDHNEGENNNPNGVITGVGGGDDIIRCRFSGCKTKAMAMTKYCHAHILSDSKQKLYQGCRAVAKNLPTGPSFCNKPVLKSVVPAACATHHQFGERCLSRALRRAGLGNAIPNNRKPTPKFHVLVSEFVHQIQKKRKLALKETALKVETE from the exons ATGGACGAGTTGGGTTCCGCCTCATCTCCGTCGCGCCCGGTGACTGTCGACGGGGCTGGCGAGGACGCAGCGCTGGCGAAGTCGCGGTTTCTGACGCGGAAGGAGGTTCTCCAGCGGCGGCTCCGGCGAGTGAGGCAGCTGACGCGGTGCTACCGGACCCACTATTGGGCCCTAATGGAGGAGCTGAGGTCCAAGTACAGAGACTACAGCTGGACCTACGGGAAGAGCCCTTTCAAGGAGGATCACAACGAGGGTGAGAATAACAATCCAAACGGCGTCATCACTGGCGTCGGTGGCGGCGACGATATCATACGGTGTCGTTTTAGCGGCTGCAAGACTAAGGCCATGGCTATGACGAAATACTGTCACGCTCATATACTGTCCGATTCCAAACAGAAGCTTTATCAGGGATGCAGAGCTGTTGCCAAGAA TTTGCCAACAGGGCCTTCATTTTGTAATAAGCCAGTATTGAAATCTGTGGTTCCTGCTGCATGCGCAACTCATCATCAATTTGGTGAAAGGTGTTTATCTCGTGCATTAAGAAGGGCTGGGTTAGGGAATGCTATCCCTAATAATCGTAAGCCTACACCGAAGTTTCATGTACTAGTTTCTGAATTTGTCCACCAAATTCAAAAGAAACGAAAGCTTGCATTGAAGGAAACTGCTCTCAAAGTTGAGACTGAATAA